The following coding sequences lie in one Microvirga sp. 17 mud 1-3 genomic window:
- the hisN gene encoding histidinol-phosphatase, translating to MRLIDFTHFVNELATVSGRAILPFFRSSIAAEDKSRGGAFDPVTEADRASEAAMRQLIKRTFPTHGIVGEEFGAEREDAEYVWVLDPIDGTRAFIAGLPTWGTLIGLTRHGRPAYGMMHQPFTGERFFGDGGRSTYCGPGGERTLMTRRCASLKDAIISTTSPKLFAGEELRAYDRVESVARLARYGCDCYAYCMLAAGHIDLVVESGLKPYDIVALIPIIEGAGGIVTAWDGGSAAQGGRIVAAGDRRVHAAAVELLSR from the coding sequence ATGAGGCTCATCGACTTCACCCATTTCGTCAACGAGCTCGCCACGGTCTCGGGCCGGGCGATCCTGCCCTTCTTCCGCAGCAGCATCGCCGCCGAGGACAAGTCCCGCGGCGGCGCCTTCGATCCGGTGACCGAGGCGGACCGGGCGAGCGAGGCCGCCATGCGCCAGCTCATCAAGCGCACCTTCCCGACCCATGGCATCGTCGGAGAGGAATTCGGCGCCGAGAGAGAGGATGCCGAATATGTGTGGGTGCTCGATCCCATCGACGGCACCCGCGCGTTCATCGCCGGCCTGCCCACCTGGGGCACCCTGATCGGGCTGACCCGGCATGGGCGTCCGGCGTACGGCATGATGCACCAGCCCTTCACGGGCGAGCGCTTCTTCGGCGACGGCGGCCGCTCGACCTATTGCGGCCCCGGAGGCGAACGCACGCTGATGACCCGCCGCTGCGCCTCGCTCAAGGACGCCATCATCTCGACCACCAGCCCCAAGCTTTTCGCCGGGGAGGAGCTGCGAGCCTATGACCGGGTGGAGAGTGTGGCACGCCTCGCCCGCTACGGCTGTGACTGCTACGCCTATTGCATGCTGGCGGCCGGGCATATCGATCTGGTGGTGGAATCCGGCCTCAAGCCCTACGACATCGTCGCCCTGATCCCGATCATCGAGGGCGCGGGCGGGATCGTCACTGCCTGGGACGGCGGGTCAGCCGCTCAGGGCGGGCGCATCGTCGCGGCGGGGGACCGCCGGGTCCATGCCGCTGCCGTCGAGCTCCTCAGCCGCTAG
- a CDS encoding alpha/beta hydrolase: MKSLDPCSETLPVQLAPTPNNPMPDEPTLVSVRTKDGLTLRAAFWMPASEAPKGTVCILQGRAEFIEKYFEVIGELLDRGFAVAAFDWRGQGLSDRQVKNPRKGHVRRFADYRHDLEAVRDQVLLPHLPEPHFALAHSMGGAIALSAAYESWLPFRRLVTTTPMIALSMIRSVRTAVVVVRLMRWLGFGRAFVPGGGETSISTKPFKGNRLTSDPERYARNAEAASAIGAGAIGAPTVAWLDSAFRFMKGFTDPAYALKIRLPTLILAAGADPVCATPATERFASRLKAGHAIVIPGARHEVMMERNDIREQFWAAFDAFIPGSPDAVAALESVEEVEAEQALAAEELDGSGMDPAVPRRDDAPALSG, translated from the coding sequence ATGAAATCCCTCGATCCGTGTTCCGAGACCCTTCCCGTGCAGCTCGCTCCCACGCCGAACAACCCCATGCCGGACGAGCCGACCCTCGTCAGCGTCAGGACGAAGGACGGCCTGACCCTCCGGGCGGCCTTCTGGATGCCAGCCTCCGAGGCGCCGAAGGGAACGGTGTGCATCCTCCAGGGCCGGGCGGAATTCATCGAAAAGTATTTCGAGGTGATCGGCGAGTTGCTGGACCGGGGCTTCGCCGTGGCGGCCTTCGACTGGCGCGGGCAGGGGCTTTCGGACCGGCAGGTGAAGAACCCTCGCAAGGGCCATGTGCGCCGCTTCGCCGATTATCGGCACGATCTGGAGGCGGTGCGGGATCAGGTGCTCCTCCCGCACCTGCCGGAGCCTCATTTCGCCCTGGCCCATTCCATGGGTGGGGCCATCGCGCTGAGCGCCGCCTATGAAAGCTGGCTGCCCTTCCGCCGCCTCGTGACGACGACCCCGATGATTGCCTTGAGCATGATCAGGTCCGTCAGGACCGCGGTGGTCGTCGTCCGACTGATGCGGTGGCTCGGCTTTGGGCGGGCCTTCGTGCCGGGAGGGGGCGAGACGTCGATTTCGACCAAGCCCTTCAAGGGCAACCGGCTGACGAGCGATCCGGAGCGCTATGCCCGCAATGCGGAGGCCGCGAGCGCGATCGGCGCCGGGGCGATCGGGGCCCCGACCGTCGCCTGGCTCGATTCGGCCTTCCGCTTCATGAAAGGCTTCACCGATCCGGCCTATGCGCTGAAGATCCGCCTGCCGACCCTGATTCTGGCCGCCGGAGCGGATCCCGTCTGTGCGACGCCCGCCACCGAGCGCTTCGCGTCTCGCCTGAAGGCTGGCCACGCCATCGTAATTCCCGGGGCGCGGCACGAGGTCATGATGGAGCGGAACGATATCCGCGAGCAGTTCTGGGCCGCCTTCGATGCCTTCATTCCGGGCAGCCCCGATGCGGTGGCCGCACTTGAGAGCGTGGAGGAGGTCGAAGCGGAACAGGCCCTAGCGGCTGAGGAGCTCGACGGCAGCGGCATGGACCCGGCGGTCCCCCGCCGCGACGATGCGCCCGCCCTGAGCGGCTGA
- the gltB gene encoding glutamate synthase large subunit produces MRGSGMTDVPMKSLPTDVPSRTAATTDTTRTATDPAFPARQGLYDPANEKDSCGVGFIADMKNRKSHTIVEQGLQILHNLDHRGAVGADPKTGDGCGILVQVPHRFFAAECAKLGIWLPEAGAYGVGHLFMPRDPDGLKLVEEIVTKAITDEGLQVLGWRDVPVDSSDLGESIKASEPVHRQIFVGKGKGMDDPETFERRLFLARKVISNAVYDMKDPRTAGYYPVSLSSRTIVYKGMVLVTQLGNYYRDLQDPRFESAIALVHQRFATNTFPTWQLAHPYRMVAHNGEINTLRGNVNWMAARQASVDSEELFGNDISKLWPISYEGQSDTACFDNALEFLVRGGYSLAHAMMMLIPEAWAGNPLMDEDRRAFYEYHAALMEPWDGPAAVCFTDGKQIGATLDRNGLRPARYLVTDDGLVVLASEMGVLPIPEEKIVEKWRLQPGKMLLIDLEEGRIVSDDEIKQQLSQAHPYKDWLKRTQIVLEDLKPVQARESRTDVSLLDRQQAFGYTQEDLKLLMQPMAVTGQEAVGSMGSDTPISALSSKPKLLYTYFKQNFAQVTNPPIDPIREELVMSLVSFIGPRPNILDLEGTSRRKRLEVRQPILTNEDLEKIRCIGHFEDRFDTKTLDITYPAELGAAALDGALDRLCDRAEAAVHGGYNIIILSDRMVGPDRIPIPALLATAAVHNYLIRKGLRTSVGLVVESGEPREIHHFACLAGYGAEAINPYLAFETIMAMHREGELPGEVDEEEAVKRYIKSIGKGLLKVMSKMGISTYQSYCGAQIFDAVGLKSEFVNRDFFGTATMIEGIGMDEVATENVQRHRDAFGDAPVYRNMLDVGGEYAYRIRGEEHAWNPDTVATLQHAVRLNAQDRYREFARLVNEQETSLKTIRGLFRIKLAEEAGRPSVPLEEVEPAHEIVKRFSTGAMSFGSISKEAHETLALAMNTIGGKSNTGEGGEEPERFRPLPDGRSKRSAIKQVASGRFGVTTEYLVNADMMQIKVAQGAKPGEGGQLPGHKVDAKIARVRHSTPGVGLISPPPHHDIYSIEDLAQLIFDLKNVNPSADVSVKLVSEVGVGTVAAGVAKARADHITVSGFEGGTGASPLTSLKHAGSPWEIGLAETQQTLVLNRLRGRVALQADGGLRTGRDVIIAALLGADEYGFSTAPLIAAGCIMMRKCHLNTCPVGVATQDPVLRKRFKGLPEHVINYFFFVAEEVRELMAEMGFRTLNEMIGLSDLLDKKAAIDHWKAKGLDFSRLFHKPEVGPDVAIHHTERQVHPIANVLDRAFLAKAGPALEKGEPVVIEEAVRSADRAVGAMLSGEVAKRYGHEGLPDDTITVKLKGTAGQSFGAWLAAGVTLALEGEANDYVGKGLSGGKLIIRPATGSKAVPERSIIVGNTVMYGAIAGEAYFRGVAGERFAVRNSGAIAVVEGTGDHGCEYMTGGLVVVLGQTGRNFAAGMSGGIAYVLDEDGSFAKRCNLSMVDLEPVEEEEELMRRVLHHGGDLETKGRIDILANMSGSDEERLMQLITNHHTYTGSARAKDILDNWATYRTKFVKVMPVEYRRALQEMDRLRTLQAAE; encoded by the coding sequence ATGCGAGGATCTGGAATGACCGACGTGCCGATGAAGAGCCTGCCGACCGACGTCCCGAGCCGCACGGCCGCCACGACGGATACGACCCGCACGGCTACGGACCCCGCCTTCCCGGCCCGCCAGGGCCTCTACGATCCGGCGAACGAGAAGGATTCCTGCGGCGTCGGCTTCATCGCCGACATGAAGAACCGCAAGTCCCACACCATCGTCGAGCAGGGCCTTCAGATCCTTCACAACCTCGACCATCGCGGTGCGGTCGGCGCCGATCCGAAGACCGGGGACGGCTGCGGCATCCTGGTCCAGGTTCCGCACCGGTTCTTCGCGGCCGAATGCGCCAAGCTCGGCATCTGGCTGCCGGAGGCAGGCGCCTACGGCGTCGGTCACCTGTTCATGCCCCGCGACCCGGACGGCCTGAAGCTCGTGGAGGAGATCGTCACCAAGGCGATCACCGACGAGGGCCTGCAGGTTCTGGGCTGGCGCGACGTGCCGGTCGATTCCAGCGATCTCGGCGAGAGCATCAAGGCGTCCGAGCCCGTCCACCGGCAGATCTTCGTCGGCAAGGGCAAGGGAATGGACGACCCGGAGACCTTCGAGCGGCGCCTGTTCCTGGCCCGCAAGGTGATCTCCAACGCGGTCTACGACATGAAGGACCCGCGCACGGCCGGCTATTACCCGGTCTCCCTGTCGTCGCGCACCATCGTCTACAAGGGCATGGTGCTGGTGACCCAGCTCGGGAACTACTATCGCGATCTCCAGGATCCGCGCTTCGAGAGCGCCATCGCGCTCGTGCACCAGCGCTTCGCCACCAACACCTTCCCGACCTGGCAGCTCGCCCACCCGTACCGCATGGTCGCCCATAACGGCGAGATCAACACCCTGCGCGGCAACGTGAACTGGATGGCGGCCCGCCAGGCCTCGGTCGATTCCGAAGAGCTCTTCGGCAACGACATCTCGAAGCTCTGGCCGATCTCCTACGAAGGCCAGTCCGACACCGCCTGCTTCGACAATGCCCTCGAATTCCTGGTGCGCGGCGGCTATTCGCTGGCGCACGCCATGATGATGCTGATCCCCGAGGCCTGGGCCGGCAACCCGCTCATGGACGAGGACCGGCGCGCCTTCTACGAATACCACGCCGCTCTCATGGAGCCGTGGGATGGCCCAGCCGCCGTGTGCTTCACGGACGGCAAGCAGATCGGCGCGACCCTCGACCGCAACGGCCTGCGCCCTGCCCGCTATCTCGTGACCGATGACGGCCTCGTGGTGCTCGCCTCCGAGATGGGCGTGCTGCCGATTCCGGAGGAGAAGATCGTCGAGAAGTGGCGCCTGCAACCGGGCAAGATGCTGCTCATCGACCTGGAAGAGGGCCGCATCGTCTCCGACGACGAGATCAAGCAGCAGCTCTCGCAGGCGCATCCCTACAAGGATTGGCTGAAGCGCACGCAGATCGTGCTGGAGGACCTGAAGCCCGTGCAGGCGCGGGAATCCCGCACCGACGTGTCGCTCCTCGACCGCCAGCAGGCCTTCGGCTACACGCAGGAAGACCTGAAGCTTCTCATGCAGCCCATGGCCGTCACGGGCCAGGAGGCGGTAGGCTCCATGGGATCGGACACGCCGATCTCGGCGCTCTCCAGCAAGCCGAAGCTCCTCTACACCTACTTCAAGCAGAACTTCGCCCAGGTGACGAACCCGCCGATCGATCCGATCCGCGAGGAGCTCGTCATGAGCCTCGTGTCGTTCATCGGCCCGCGCCCGAACATTCTCGATCTCGAAGGCACATCTCGCCGCAAGCGCCTGGAAGTCCGCCAGCCGATCCTCACCAACGAGGATTTGGAGAAGATCCGCTGCATCGGCCATTTCGAGGACCGCTTCGACACCAAGACGCTGGACATCACCTATCCGGCAGAGCTCGGCGCGGCGGCGCTCGACGGCGCCCTCGACCGGCTCTGCGACCGCGCAGAGGCGGCCGTGCACGGCGGCTACAACATCATCATCCTGTCCGACCGCATGGTGGGGCCGGACCGCATCCCGATCCCGGCGCTCCTCGCCACCGCGGCGGTCCACAACTACCTGATCCGCAAGGGCCTGCGCACCTCCGTCGGCCTCGTGGTGGAATCGGGCGAGCCGCGCGAGATTCATCACTTCGCGTGCCTTGCCGGATACGGCGCCGAGGCGATCAACCCGTATCTCGCCTTCGAGACCATCATGGCCATGCACCGGGAGGGTGAGCTGCCGGGCGAGGTGGACGAGGAGGAAGCGGTCAAGCGCTACATCAAGTCCATCGGCAAGGGCCTGCTCAAGGTCATGTCCAAGATGGGCATCTCCACTTACCAGTCCTATTGCGGCGCGCAGATCTTCGACGCGGTCGGCCTGAAGTCCGAATTCGTGAACCGGGACTTCTTCGGCACCGCCACCATGATCGAGGGCATCGGCATGGACGAGGTGGCGACCGAGAACGTGCAGCGCCACCGTGATGCCTTCGGCGATGCGCCGGTCTACCGCAACATGCTCGACGTGGGCGGCGAATATGCCTACCGCATCCGCGGCGAGGAACACGCCTGGAACCCCGACACGGTGGCGACGCTCCAGCATGCGGTGCGCCTCAACGCGCAGGACCGCTATCGTGAGTTCGCCCGGCTCGTGAACGAGCAGGAGACCAGCCTCAAGACCATCCGCGGCCTCTTCCGCATCAAGCTCGCCGAGGAGGCCGGACGCCCATCCGTTCCGCTCGAAGAGGTGGAGCCCGCGCACGAGATCGTGAAGCGCTTCTCCACCGGTGCCATGTCGTTCGGCTCGATCTCCAAGGAGGCGCACGAGACCCTGGCGCTCGCCATGAACACCATCGGCGGCAAGTCCAATACCGGCGAGGGCGGCGAGGAGCCGGAGCGCTTCCGGCCCCTCCCCGATGGGCGCTCCAAACGCTCGGCCATCAAGCAGGTGGCCTCCGGCCGCTTCGGCGTGACGACCGAATACCTCGTCAATGCCGACATGATGCAGATCAAGGTGGCTCAGGGCGCGAAGCCCGGCGAGGGCGGCCAGCTTCCGGGCCACAAGGTCGACGCGAAGATCGCCCGCGTGCGCCACTCCACGCCGGGCGTCGGCCTCATCTCGCCGCCGCCGCACCACGACATCTATTCCATCGAGGATCTGGCGCAGCTCATCTTCGATTTGAAGAACGTCAACCCGTCGGCGGATGTCTCCGTGAAGCTCGTCTCGGAGGTCGGCGTCGGCACGGTGGCGGCGGGCGTCGCCAAGGCACGGGCCGACCACATCACCGTCTCGGGCTTCGAGGGCGGCACGGGCGCATCTCCGCTCACGTCCCTCAAGCATGCGGGCTCGCCCTGGGAGATCGGCCTTGCGGAGACGCAGCAGACCCTGGTGCTAAACCGCCTGCGTGGACGCGTGGCGCTCCAGGCCGACGGCGGCCTGCGCACGGGCCGGGACGTCATCATCGCGGCGCTTCTCGGCGCCGACGAATACGGCTTCTCGACCGCACCGCTGATCGCGGCCGGCTGCATCATGATGCGCAAGTGCCACCTCAACACCTGCCCTGTCGGCGTCGCGACGCAGGATCCTGTTCTGCGCAAGCGGTTCAAGGGTTTGCCGGAGCACGTGATCAACTACTTCTTCTTCGTCGCCGAGGAAGTGCGCGAGCTGATGGCCGAGATGGGCTTCCGCACCCTCAACGAGATGATCGGCCTGTCCGACCTCCTCGACAAGAAGGCCGCCATCGACCACTGGAAGGCGAAGGGTCTCGATTTCTCAAGGCTCTTCCACAAGCCGGAGGTCGGCCCGGACGTCGCGATTCACCACACCGAACGCCAGGTCCACCCGATCGCCAATGTGCTCGACCGCGCCTTCCTGGCGAAGGCCGGGCCGGCCCTCGAGAAGGGCGAGCCGGTGGTCATCGAGGAGGCTGTGCGCAGCGCCGACCGCGCGGTGGGCGCCATGCTCTCCGGCGAGGTCGCCAAGCGCTACGGTCATGAGGGTCTGCCCGACGACACGATCACCGTGAAGCTGAAAGGCACGGCAGGCCAGAGCTTCGGCGCGTGGCTCGCAGCCGGCGTGACTCTCGCGCTGGAAGGCGAGGCCAACGACTATGTCGGCAAAGGCCTGTCGGGCGGCAAGCTCATCATCCGGCCGGCCACGGGCTCGAAGGCGGTGCCGGAGCGCTCCATCATCGTCGGCAACACGGTGATGTACGGCGCCATCGCGGGCGAGGCCTATTTCCGCGGCGTCGCGGGCGAGCGCTTTGCGGTGCGCAATTCCGGCGCCATCGCGGTGGTGGAAGGCACGGGCGACCACGGCTGCGAATACATGACCGGCGGCCTCGTGGTCGTGCTCGGCCAGACCGGCCGCAACTTCGCGGCCGGCATGTCGGGCGGCATCGCCTACGTGCTTGACGAGGACGGCAGCTTCGCCAAGCGCTGCAACCTCTCCATGGTCGATCTCGAACCCGTCGAGGAGGAAGAGGAGCTGATGCGCCGCGTGCTGCATCACGGCGGCGACCTGGAGACCAAGGGGCGCATCGACATCCTCGCCAACATGTCGGGCTCGGACGAGGAGCGGCTCATGCAGCTCATCACCAACCACCACACCTATACGGGATCGGCGCGCGCCAAGGACATCCTCGACAACTGGGCGACCTACCGGACGAAGTTCGTGAAGGTGATGCCGGTCGAGTATCGCCGCGCGCTTCAGGAAATGGATCGGCTGCGTACCTTGCAGGCGGCGGAATAA
- a CDS encoding low specificity L-threonine aldolase, translated as MNFVSDNIVGASAPVMEALARANAGTMPAYGADEITRRIKARFAEIFEREVSIILVTTGTASNALALSSAVPPWGLCVCHREAHVIDDECGAPEFYMHGAKLIGLPGEGAKLSADTVRAYLDGLPRAAKQMPPKALSIAQATECGTVYRPDEIAHLSAVCRDHGMALHMDGARFVNALVSLGCTPAEMTWKQGVDILSFGATKNGCLMAEAVVVFRPDLAEALEHRTKRAGQIISKGRFISAQLEGYFAGDHWLDNARHANRMAGLLAEGLTRLPGIRLAWPAEANEVFPILPQTAADALRAAGAAFMGWTEASLPEGEKVGPDEALIRLVVSYATPEEEVRRFLDAARAALSRQAAE; from the coding sequence ATGAATTTCGTGAGCGACAACATCGTGGGCGCCAGCGCCCCGGTGATGGAGGCCCTCGCCCGGGCCAATGCAGGAACGATGCCGGCTTACGGGGCGGACGAGATCACCCGGCGGATCAAGGCACGCTTCGCCGAGATCTTCGAGCGGGAGGTCTCGATCATCCTGGTGACGACGGGCACGGCCTCGAACGCGCTCGCCCTGTCCTCGGCCGTGCCGCCCTGGGGGCTGTGTGTGTGCCACCGGGAGGCGCATGTGATCGACGACGAGTGCGGCGCGCCGGAATTCTATATGCATGGCGCGAAGCTCATCGGGCTTCCGGGGGAGGGGGCCAAGCTCTCGGCCGATACGGTCCGGGCCTATCTCGACGGCCTGCCGAGGGCCGCGAAGCAGATGCCGCCGAAAGCGCTCTCGATCGCTCAGGCGACGGAATGCGGCACCGTCTACCGGCCGGACGAGATCGCGCATCTCAGCGCCGTGTGCCGCGACCACGGCATGGCGCTTCACATGGACGGGGCCCGCTTTGTCAACGCGCTCGTATCGCTTGGCTGCACGCCCGCCGAGATGACCTGGAAGCAGGGGGTCGACATCCTGTCCTTCGGCGCGACCAAGAACGGCTGCCTCATGGCCGAGGCCGTGGTGGTGTTCCGGCCGGACCTGGCGGAGGCGCTCGAACACCGGACCAAGCGCGCGGGGCAGATCATCTCGAAGGGGCGCTTCATTTCGGCGCAGCTGGAGGGCTATTTCGCCGGGGATCACTGGCTGGACAATGCGCGCCATGCCAACCGGATGGCCGGGCTCCTTGCCGAGGGGCTGACACGGCTTCCGGGCATCCGCCTCGCCTGGCCGGCGGAGGCGAACGAGGTCTTCCCGATCCTGCCCCAAACAGCCGCCGATGCCCTGAGGGCCGCCGGCGCCGCCTTCATGGGCTGGACCGAGGCGAGCCTGCCCGAGGGCGAAAAGGTTGGGCCGGACGAGGCCCTGATCCGCCTTGTGGTGTCCTATGCGACGCCCGAGGAGGAGGTGCGCCGTTTCCTGGATGCGGCCCGGGCGGCTTTGTCCCGGCAGGCGGCGGAATAG
- a CDS encoding glutamate synthase subunit beta — translation MGKVTGFLEYDRQEQKYQLAGERVRHFREFTLPLDDNDLKKQAGRCMDCGIPFCHGPTGCPVHNQIPDWNDLVWSDDWEAAARNLHSTNNFPEFTGRICPAPCEEACTLNLENQPVTIKTIEQAIADKAWEMGWIKPEIVETSTGKRVAIIGSGPAGLAAAQQLARAGHEVHVYEREAKPGGLLRYGIPDFKMEKYHIDRRVKQMEAEGVIFHCGVNVGVDKNFASLHNEYDAVLFAGGAEDPRDPGLPGQDLSGVHFAMPYLTQSNKRLGQEEVAGEPILAAGKHVVVIGGGDTASDCVGTAFRQGALSVTQLDIRPKPPEREDKLTVWPYWPTKMRTSSSQAEGAEREFQAATLGIEGKKGRVVGVQCARVDEKRQPIPGSEFTLKADLVFLAIGFAGSVKKGLLEESGVALDRRGNVVANDEDYRTSSDKVFVAGDMRRGQSLVVWAIREGRQAARAIDEHLMGASNLPR, via the coding sequence ATGGGCAAGGTCACAGGCTTTCTCGAATACGACCGCCAGGAGCAGAAGTACCAGCTCGCCGGCGAACGCGTGCGCCATTTCCGCGAATTCACGCTGCCGCTCGACGACAACGACCTGAAAAAGCAGGCGGGGCGCTGCATGGATTGCGGCATCCCGTTCTGCCACGGGCCGACGGGCTGCCCGGTGCACAATCAGATTCCCGACTGGAACGATCTCGTCTGGTCCGACGACTGGGAGGCGGCGGCACGCAACCTGCACTCCACCAACAACTTCCCGGAATTCACGGGCCGCATCTGCCCGGCGCCCTGTGAGGAAGCCTGCACGCTCAACCTCGAGAACCAGCCGGTCACCATCAAGACCATCGAGCAGGCCATCGCCGACAAAGCCTGGGAGATGGGCTGGATCAAGCCCGAGATCGTCGAGACCTCCACGGGCAAGCGCGTGGCGATCATCGGTTCCGGCCCCGCCGGCCTGGCGGCTGCGCAGCAGCTCGCCCGTGCGGGCCACGAGGTCCATGTCTACGAGCGCGAGGCGAAGCCCGGCGGCCTGCTGCGCTACGGCATTCCGGACTTCAAGATGGAGAAGTACCACATCGACCGTCGCGTGAAGCAAATGGAGGCCGAGGGCGTCATCTTCCATTGCGGCGTGAATGTCGGCGTGGACAAGAACTTCGCGTCTCTCCACAACGAGTACGACGCCGTGCTCTTCGCGGGCGGCGCGGAGGACCCGCGCGATCCTGGCCTGCCGGGCCAGGACCTCTCGGGCGTGCATTTCGCGATGCCTTACCTCACCCAGTCCAACAAGCGCTTGGGGCAGGAAGAGGTCGCCGGTGAACCGATCCTGGCGGCCGGCAAGCACGTGGTGGTGATCGGCGGCGGCGACACGGCCTCCGACTGCGTCGGCACTGCCTTCCGCCAGGGCGCGCTTTCGGTGACTCAACTCGACATTCGCCCCAAGCCGCCGGAGCGGGAGGACAAGCTGACCGTGTGGCCCTACTGGCCGACGAAGATGCGCACCTCTTCGAGCCAAGCCGAGGGCGCCGAGCGCGAATTTCAGGCGGCGACGCTCGGAATCGAGGGCAAGAAGGGCCGGGTCGTGGGTGTGCAATGCGCCCGTGTGGACGAGAAGCGCCAGCCGATCCCGGGCAGCGAGTTCACCCTCAAGGCCGACCTCGTCTTCCTCGCCATCGGCTTTGCGGGTTCGGTGAAGAAGGGTCTCCTGGAGGAATCGGGCGTCGCCCTCGACCGGCGCGGCAACGTGGTCGCCAACGACGAGGACTACAGGACCTCGAGCGACAAGGTCTTCGTGGCCGGCGACATGCGCCGCGGCCAGTCCCTGGTGGTCTGGGCAATCCGTGAAGGCCGTCAGGCCGCCCGCGCTATCGACGAGCACCTGATGGGGGCGAGCAACCTGCCGCGCTAA
- a CDS encoding DUF459 domain-containing protein, whose amino-acid sequence MHLRTVLRLLMMALPLLFTGSLSAWAQPVYPQYPPYGAPPPPGRRDLRAYPPGYYPGKLVQPAPQQGFSLRRLFGVQDEPPPQARKPVARPRRAAPPPVATTRQEKPKTNAATQVVVFGDAFAGFAGQGIADLYADSDDVAVVRKTKEEGGLLRSESEDWPAYIREVLDGGQKASLAVVMIGAKDRVSVKDQGGEHEPLSPAWRESYRQHVDAVLHVFRERGIPVVWIGLPPMKSEAVSEDLLAMNEIFRESVQRNGGAYVDIWPGFVDEDNRYTVTGPDVDGQPAKLRTNDGGLFTKAGARKLAHFADAEIKRIIAAGQAGAASAALPQPVEGTPGATQTDSIEAALPALPEAAGPVSLPSKPLIGPVLPLNRPEVTPSGTLISTQPKLNGDQAYPIQRALRNGIAPSSRPGRADDFRWPPT is encoded by the coding sequence ATGCATTTGAGAACCGTGCTTCGCCTGCTGATGATGGCCCTGCCGCTCCTCTTCACCGGCAGCCTTTCGGCCTGGGCGCAGCCCGTCTACCCGCAATATCCCCCCTACGGCGCTCCTCCCCCGCCGGGCCGGCGGGACCTGCGCGCCTATCCGCCCGGCTATTATCCCGGCAAACTCGTCCAGCCGGCTCCCCAGCAGGGCTTCAGCCTGCGGAGGCTCTTCGGCGTGCAGGACGAGCCTCCGCCCCAAGCCCGCAAGCCCGTGGCGCGGCCGCGCCGGGCCGCTCCGCCACCCGTCGCCACAACGCGTCAGGAGAAGCCGAAGACCAATGCGGCCACGCAGGTCGTCGTCTTCGGGGATGCCTTTGCGGGTTTCGCCGGTCAGGGCATCGCCGATCTCTATGCCGATTCCGACGACGTCGCCGTGGTGCGAAAGACGAAGGAGGAGGGCGGTCTCCTGCGCTCGGAAAGCGAGGACTGGCCCGCCTATATCCGGGAGGTCCTGGACGGCGGCCAGAAGGCCAGCCTCGCGGTCGTCATGATCGGCGCGAAGGACCGGGTTTCGGTCAAGGACCAGGGCGGCGAGCACGAGCCCCTTTCGCCCGCCTGGCGTGAATCGTACCGCCAGCACGTGGATGCAGTGTTGCATGTCTTCCGCGAGCGCGGGATTCCCGTGGTCTGGATCGGTCTGCCGCCCATGAAGAGCGAGGCGGTTTCCGAGGATCTCCTCGCCATGAACGAGATCTTCCGCGAGAGCGTCCAGCGCAATGGCGGGGCCTATGTGGACATCTGGCCCGGCTTCGTGGACGAAGACAATCGCTATACCGTCACCGGGCCCGACGTGGACGGCCAGCCGGCCAAGCTCAGGACGAATGACGGGGGCCTCTTCACCAAGGCCGGTGCCCGCAAGCTCGCCCATTTCGCCGATGCGGAGATCAAGCGCATCATCGCGGCGGGGCAGGCCGGTGCAGCGAGCGCGGCCCTGCCGCAGCCCGTGGAGGGCACGCCTGGCGCGACGCAGACCGATTCCATCGAGGCCGCTCTTCCGGCTCTGCCGGAGGCGGCAGGGCCCGTATCCCTCCCCTCCAAGCCCCTGATCGGCCCCGTGCTGCCCCTGAATCGGCCGGAAGTGACCCCGAGCGGCACGCTGATCTCCACCCAGCCGAAGCTCAACGGAGATCAGGCCTACCCAATCCAGCGCGCCCTGCGGAACGGCATCGCGCCCAGTTCGAGGCCGGGCCGGGCCGACGATTTCCGCTGGCCGCCGACCTGA